From a region of the Nonlabens dokdonensis DSW-6 genome:
- a CDS encoding sugar 3,4-ketoisomerase — MNYKIIDIPKITDPRGNLAVLEKDTIPYKIERVYYLYDVPSDSYRGGHAHKECLELLIAVSGSFTVELDNGSHKEKVTLSKPNKGLLIPTMIWRELSDFSSGAMCLVLASHEFDEADYIRDKEEFDLITSSEI, encoded by the coding sequence ATGAATTATAAAATAATAGACATTCCTAAAATTACAGATCCTCGAGGGAATCTAGCGGTGCTGGAAAAAGACACTATTCCTTATAAAATAGAACGTGTCTATTATTTATATGATGTACCTAGTGACTCATATCGCGGTGGTCATGCGCATAAAGAATGCCTCGAGTTATTGATTGCCGTTTCTGGTAGTTTTACAGTAGAATTAGATAATGGTAGTCATAAAGAAAAAGTGACCTTAAGTAAACCAAATAAAGGCTTATTAATTCCTACCATGATATGGAGAGAGCTATCAGATTTCTCTAGCGGTGCGATGTGTCTAGTACTAGCGTCGCATGAATTTGACGAAGCTGACTATATAAGAGATAAAGAGGAGTTTGATTTAATTACCAGCTCTGAAATTTAA
- a CDS encoding glycosyltransferase family 2 protein, with amino-acid sequence MSTYRNTDLEILIATMNRNDLSFLEEMFQKKVNQIKESVLIVNQSLENVLHSDYENIRVINSKEFGLSKSRNLAIKHSNKELCWILDDDCIVLPEAVDHVIDTHGKIPNAIITFQALVKETNELYYNYFESSQPHTKESIINVLSPEITFKRNKQIIDDLKFDERFGLGAQFEDSENFIFLNDAFFHDLMPHFHNISLVKHDQINSSQDFFNDRIIYARGALAAYLNHNITFRKWKYAFFLLKKGMILNPKESFKKVKLFKKGATDFKKSSEI; translated from the coding sequence TTGAGTACTTACAGAAATACCGATTTAGAAATTCTAATTGCGACTATGAACCGCAATGATTTGTCTTTCCTAGAAGAGATGTTTCAAAAAAAAGTAAATCAGATTAAAGAGTCTGTCCTTATTGTTAACCAGTCTTTAGAGAATGTGCTGCATTCTGATTATGAAAATATACGAGTCATTAATAGTAAAGAGTTTGGTTTAAGTAAGAGTAGGAACCTTGCTATTAAGCATAGCAATAAAGAACTATGCTGGATTCTTGACGATGATTGTATTGTACTGCCAGAAGCTGTAGATCACGTAATTGATACGCATGGTAAAATTCCAAATGCAATTATCACATTTCAAGCATTGGTAAAGGAAACAAACGAATTGTATTACAATTATTTTGAAAGCTCACAACCGCATACTAAGGAGTCTATAATTAATGTTCTATCTCCAGAAATAACTTTTAAGAGAAATAAACAAATTATTGACGATTTGAAGTTTGATGAGCGATTTGGTCTTGGGGCTCAATTTGAAGATAGTGAAAATTTTATATTCTTAAACGATGCATTTTTTCATGATCTAATGCCTCATTTTCATAATATTTCACTGGTCAAGCATGATCAAATTAACTCTAGTCAAGACTTTTTTAATGATAGGATAATTTATGCTCGAGGTGCACTTGCCGCATATTTAAATCATAATATTACCTTTAGAAAATGGAAATATGCTTTTTTTCTATTAAAGAAGGGAATGATTTTAAATCCTAAAGAGTCATTCAAAAAGGTTAAGTTGTTCAAAAAAGGAGCAACTGATTTCAAAAAGAGCTCAGAAATTTAA
- a CDS encoding glycosyltransferase, with product MRILLVGEYSGFHNSLKHGLVQLGHEVTIVGDGDGFKRFPVDIEVGSSFFERSWFLHKVKVAWWKLTGKNLEDRLKLARFRESENKLKNYDIVQFINSNAFNCEPPVERKMIGFLLQHNEKSILIACGDDYEYSKYLTEEHDGYSILDATTMGEFQKKQLFHTYKYLGKGYKNNYLHLVDESLCVIPSNVDYSMALWNQPKATQIIPAAINCSKFELSLNEDLNTIEIFLGINRGNYWKKGIYYFEKALEIIKDKYGKRVGITIAESLPYQEYILSYKKAHILLDQVLCYDQGYNALEAMAQGKVVFSGGSAVYLKAHKLSAVPVIDAQPDVDYLVKKLSYLIEHPEVIISTGKAARAHILNYHDSVEIAKKYEKHYLNIG from the coding sequence ATGCGCATATTGCTAGTAGGTGAATACAGTGGTTTTCATAATTCCTTAAAACATGGCCTTGTACAGCTCGGTCATGAGGTTACTATCGTAGGCGATGGAGATGGATTCAAGCGTTTTCCAGTCGATATAGAAGTAGGCAGCTCTTTCTTTGAGCGCAGTTGGTTCCTGCATAAAGTAAAAGTAGCTTGGTGGAAACTCACAGGTAAGAATCTAGAAGATCGATTGAAGTTGGCACGCTTTCGCGAAAGCGAGAACAAATTAAAAAACTACGACATCGTTCAATTTATTAATTCTAATGCCTTTAATTGTGAACCTCCAGTAGAACGCAAGATGATTGGTTTTCTATTACAGCACAATGAAAAATCTATTCTTATAGCTTGTGGTGACGATTACGAATATTCTAAATACCTGACAGAAGAACACGATGGATATAGTATTCTAGATGCTACAACAATGGGTGAATTTCAGAAAAAACAATTGTTTCACACGTACAAATATCTAGGTAAAGGTTATAAGAATAATTATTTACACCTAGTCGATGAGTCATTGTGTGTCATACCTAGCAATGTAGATTATTCAATGGCTTTATGGAACCAACCCAAAGCTACCCAGATTATACCAGCTGCGATTAATTGTTCCAAATTTGAACTTAGTTTAAATGAGGATTTAAACACAATAGAGATTTTCTTAGGCATCAATCGAGGTAATTACTGGAAAAAAGGCATCTATTATTTTGAGAAAGCACTTGAAATCATCAAGGATAAATACGGTAAAAGAGTAGGCATCACTATCGCAGAAAGTTTGCCTTATCAAGAATATATTTTATCTTATAAAAAAGCACATATTTTATTAGATCAAGTTTTATGTTATGATCAAGGATACAATGCTCTAGAAGCTATGGCGCAAGGTAAGGTTGTATTTTCTGGAGGAAGTGCCGTCTATCTAAAAGCACATAAATTAAGTGCCGTTCCTGTAATTGATGCACAGCCAGACGTTGATTATTTGGTAAAGAAATTATCTTATTTAATAGAACATCCAGAAGTTATAATTTCTACAGGCAAAGCAGCGCGAGCACACATCTTGAATTATCATGATAGTGTAGAAATCGCAAAAAAATATGAAAAACACTACCTTAATATCGGATAA
- a CDS encoding Fic family protein has protein sequence MKVENWKNIRVTYEMMDLLVKIDEKKLRLDQHRPFPSPVVHNIQESLALEWTYNSNSIEGNTLTLQETRMVLEDGLTVSGKSLQEYFEAVNHHEAIDYVEQLVQPDYILRERDILNVHELVMDRIDKEFAGRIRNAGVRISGANFVPPNARKVPDLLEELITWVNEEELEMHPIIKAAVFHHRFVWIHPFFDGNGRTARLSFNLLFLKEGFPPAIILKVNRKKYYTALNDANQGNYEKLFFLVGRAVMRSLEIYLSNLDDTAGDYAPISSLVKEPGISYGQEYVSLLARQGKIDAYKEGRVWFTTEKAVKNYVAGRKRKRKLE, from the coding sequence TTGAAGGTGGAAAACTGGAAAAATATAAGAGTTACTTATGAGATGATGGATTTACTCGTTAAGATAGACGAGAAAAAACTACGTCTTGATCAGCATCGTCCTTTCCCTAGTCCTGTAGTTCATAATATTCAAGAAAGTCTAGCCTTAGAATGGACTTATAATTCTAACAGTATTGAGGGAAATACCTTAACATTACAAGAAACTAGAATGGTTCTGGAAGACGGCTTGACCGTAAGCGGTAAGTCTTTACAAGAATATTTTGAGGCAGTAAATCATCATGAAGCTATAGATTATGTAGAGCAATTAGTCCAGCCAGATTACATATTACGAGAAAGAGATATTCTCAATGTTCATGAACTGGTTATGGATCGTATTGACAAAGAATTTGCTGGTCGCATACGTAATGCAGGTGTAAGAATAAGCGGTGCAAACTTTGTACCGCCTAACGCTAGAAAAGTACCTGATTTATTAGAAGAGTTAATCACTTGGGTAAATGAAGAAGAGCTAGAAATGCATCCTATTATTAAGGCAGCTGTTTTTCATCATCGCTTTGTATGGATTCATCCTTTTTTTGATGGAAACGGTCGCACGGCAAGACTGTCATTTAATTTGCTATTTTTAAAAGAAGGATTTCCTCCCGCAATTATTTTGAAAGTAAATCGTAAAAAATACTATACAGCTCTTAACGATGCTAATCAAGGTAACTATGAAAAGCTGTTTTTTCTAGTAGGAAGAGCCGTAATGCGTTCTTTGGAGATATATTTAAGTAATCTAGATGATACTGCTGGTGATTATGCACCTATTTCAAGCCTTGTTAAAGAACCTGGTATTTCTTACGGTCAAGAATATGTAAGCCTTCTAGCAAGGCAAGGTAAAATAGATGCCTATAAAGAAGGTCGTGTCTGGTTTACTACTGAGAAAGCGGTTAAAAATTATGTTGCAGGACGGAAGAGAAAAAGGAAACTGGAGTAG
- a CDS encoding dihydrolipoamide acetyltransferase family protein, which yields MAKFELKLPKMGESVAEATITSWLKNVGDTIEMDEPVLEIATDKVDSEVPSEVDGKLVEILFQVDDVVQVGQTIAIIETEGEDSGDSASAKAEQTPAPSTPEVKAAASQVEKEITQVSETVNFSDSDSFYSPLVKNIAKEENISIAELESISGSGKDGRVTKDDILKYVADKKSGKVATVSKEPSTPAAPASHSAAPKQAPVAAPVSVNGEDEIIEMTRMGKLIAHHMVASVQTSAHVQSFIECDVTNIWNWRKKHKDSFKQREGENLTFTPIFMEAVAQALKEFPMMNIALDGDRIIKRKNINLGMAAALPDGNLIVPVIKNADQLNLVGMAKSVNDLANRARNGKLKPDDTQGGTYTVTNVGTFGSVLGTPIINQPQVGILALGAIRKVPAVVETPEGDFIGIRMKMFLSHSYDHRVVNGALGGQFVQRVAQLLEAFDVNRTV from the coding sequence ATGGCAAAATTTGAACTTAAATTACCTAAAATGGGAGAATCGGTGGCAGAGGCTACCATTACTTCATGGCTTAAAAATGTAGGCGACACCATAGAAATGGATGAACCTGTGTTAGAAATCGCCACAGATAAGGTAGATAGTGAAGTGCCTAGCGAGGTGGACGGAAAACTGGTTGAGATCTTATTTCAAGTAGATGATGTCGTTCAAGTAGGGCAAACTATAGCTATTATTGAAACTGAAGGTGAAGATAGTGGTGATTCCGCTTCCGCGAAAGCAGAACAAACACCAGCTCCTTCTACACCAGAAGTTAAAGCGGCAGCGAGCCAAGTAGAAAAAGAAATCACCCAAGTTTCAGAAACGGTTAATTTTTCAGATAGTGATTCTTTTTATTCACCACTAGTTAAAAACATAGCCAAAGAAGAAAATATATCTATTGCAGAGTTAGAGTCCATTTCTGGATCTGGGAAAGATGGACGTGTTACAAAAGACGACATTTTAAAATATGTTGCAGACAAGAAGTCTGGAAAAGTTGCAACAGTTTCAAAAGAACCATCAACACCAGCAGCACCAGCGTCTCATTCTGCAGCGCCTAAGCAAGCTCCTGTAGCAGCACCAGTATCTGTAAATGGAGAAGATGAAATTATAGAAATGACTCGTATGGGCAAGCTGATTGCTCACCACATGGTAGCGTCAGTACAGACGAGTGCACACGTGCAAAGTTTTATCGAGTGTGATGTAACTAACATTTGGAACTGGAGAAAAAAGCATAAAGACAGCTTCAAGCAAAGAGAAGGAGAGAACCTCACGTTCACACCTATATTCATGGAAGCGGTAGCTCAAGCCTTGAAAGAATTTCCTATGATGAATATCGCTCTTGATGGCGATAGAATCATTAAACGTAAAAACATTAACCTAGGAATGGCAGCTGCTCTTCCTGATGGTAACTTAATTGTTCCCGTAATTAAAAACGCAGATCAATTGAATCTTGTAGGAATGGCAAAATCAGTAAATGATCTTGCAAATAGAGCTAGAAACGGAAAATTAAAACCAGACGATACACAAGGTGGTACTTATACGGTAACTAACGTTGGTACCTTTGGCTCTGTCCTTGGAACACCTATTATAAATCAGCCGCAAGTGGGTATTTTGGCTCTTGGAGCAATAAGAAAAGTTCCTGCTGTAGTAGAAACACCAGAAGGTGACTTTATCGGCATCAGAATGAAAATGTTCTTATCACATAGCTACGATCACAGAGTTGTAAACGGAGCGCTAGGTGGACAGTTTGTTCAACGTGTTGCGCAACTACTGGAAGCATTTGATGTAAATCGCACGGTTTAA